The following proteins come from a genomic window of Ictalurus furcatus strain D&B chromosome 14, Billie_1.0, whole genome shotgun sequence:
- the fem1b gene encoding protein fem-1 homolog B: MESLASYVYKAASEGRVLTLAALLLNHSALETRYLLDYVTQLAGQRSTPLIIAARNGHDKVVRLLLDHYRVDTEQTGTVRFDGYVIDGATALWCAAGAGHFEVVRLLVSHNANVNHTTLTNSTPLRAACFDGRLDIVRYLVEHNADISIANKYDNTCLMIAAYKGHPDVVRFLLEENADPNAKAHCGATALHFAAEAGHLEIVKELVRCQAAMVVNGHGMTPLKVAAESCKADVVELLLSHADCDSHSRIEALELLGASFANDRENYDILKTYHYLYLAMLERYRNPERVIAKELPPPVEAYGGRMECRTPQDLEAIRQDRDALHMEGLMVRERILGSDSVDVSHPIIYRGAVYADNMEFEQCIKLWLHALHLRQRSNRNTHKDLLRFAQVFSQMVHLKEPVQAPDVEQVLCCSVLEIRRSMARLETASEAERPACSDSYESNIFTFLYLVCISTKTQCDNEDRARINKQIYDLIRLDPRTREGSSLLHLAASSSTPVDDFHTNDVCSFPNAQVTKILLDCGAQVNCVDNEGNSPLHLIVQYNRPISDFLTLHAIIISLVEAGAHTDMTNKQKKTPLEKSTTGVSEILLKTQMKMSLKCLAARAVRQHHILYRNQIPKSLEEFVEFH; encoded by the exons ATGGAGTCGTTGGCAAGCTACGTTTATAAAGCGGCCAGTGAAGGCAGAGTCCTGACCCTAGCTGCTCTTTTACTCAACCATTCTGCCTTGGAGACTCGGTACCTGTTGGACTATGTAACCCAGCTGGCTGGTCAACGCTCCACTCCTCTCATCATAGCAGCAAGGAACGGCCATGACAAAGTGGTCCGGCTCCTTCTGGACCACTACAGAGTGGACACTGAGCAGACTGGGACAGTCAGGTTTGACGG GTATGTAATCGACGGAGCCACGGCGCTCTGGTGCGCAGCAGGTGCTGGACACTTCGAAGTCGTGCGGCTTCTTGTGTCTCACAACGCCAACGTAAACCACACCACCCTGACCAACTCCACCCCTCTCAGGGCAGCCTGCTTCGACGGTCGGCTAGACATCGTGCGCTACCTGGTGGAACATAACGCCGACATCAGCATTGCCAATAAGTACGACAATACCTGCTTGATGATAGCTGCTTATAAGGGACACCCAGACGTCGTGCGCTTTTTGCTTGAGGAAAACGCCGACCCAAACGCGAAGGCCCACTGTGGCGCCACGGCGCTGCACTTCGCCGCTGAGGCTGGCCATCTGGAAATCGTGAAGGAGCTGGTGCGATGTCAGGCAGCCATGGTGGTGAACGGCCACGGCATGACGCCGCTCAAAGTGGCGGCAGAAAGCTGCAAGGCAGACGTTGTCGAGTTGCTTCTGTCGCATGCTGACTGTGACTCTCACAGCCGTATCGAAGCGTTGGAGCTGCTCGGAGCTTCCTTTGCTAACGACCGTGAGAATTATGACATCCTCAAGACATACCATTACTTGTATCTGGCCATGCTGGAGCGCTACCGCAACCCTGAAAGGGTCATTGCCAAAGAGCTCCCACCACCCGTGGAAGCTTACGGTGGCCGCATGGAGTGTAGGACCCCTCAGGATCTGGAGGCCATCAGGCAGGACCGTGACGCGCTACACATGGAAGGTCTGATGGTCCGTGAACGCATCCTTGGATCGGACAGCGTAGACGTTTCGCATCCCATCATATACCGTGGTGCCGTCTATGCCGACAACATGGAGTTTGAACAGTGCATTAAGCTGTGGCTACATGCCTTGCACCTGCGCCAACGAAGCAACCGTAACACGCACAAGGACCTCTTGCGCTTTGCACAAGTTTTTTCACAGATGGTACACCTGAAGGAGCCAGTTCAGGCGCCCGATGTCGAGCAGGTGTTGTGCTGCAGTGTCTTGGAGATCCGGCGCAGCATGGCGCGCTTGGAAACGGCCTCCGAGGCTGAACGTCCAGCCTGCTCTGACAGCTATGAgtcaaacatttttacatttctctaCCTGGTGTGCATCTCCACCAAGACGCAGTGCGACAACGAGGACCGTGCACGCATCAACAAGCAAATTTACGATCTAATCCGACTCGACCCACGCACCCGAGAAGGCTCGTCGCTGCTCCACCTGGCCGCCAGCTCCAGCACTCCAGTGGATGATTTCCACACGAACGATGTGTGCAGCTTCCCCAATGCGCAAGTCACTAAGATACTGCTGGACTGTGGCGCACAGGTGAACTGCGTAGATAATGAAGGAAACAGTCCTCTGCACCTCATCGTGCAGTACAATCGGCCCATCAGTGACTTCCTCACCCTGCACGCCATCATCATCAGTCTAGTGGAGGCCGGAGCTCACACTGACATGACCAACAAGCAGAAGAAGACGCCGTTGGAGAAGAGCACCACGGGTGTCTCGGAGATCCTCCTGAAAACGCAGATGAAAATGAGTCTAAAGTGCCTGGCTGCTCGGGCCGTCCGTCAGCATCACATCCTCTACCGAAACCAGATTCCTAAAAGCCTAGAGGAGTTTGTTGAGTTTCATTAA
- the rxfp3.3b gene encoding relaxin-3 receptor 1: protein MEDFMNANFSNFSRQENSGSSGGSQALRFLISLIYAFVCALGLVGNVLVFFLMRSRQGRRPSTINLFIMNLAATDFQFVLVMPFWAVEIARDFSWPFGHIMCKVVQSVTVMNMYASVFFLTAMSITRYSAVASALKDRSRHCACPGRWASALLWLLATIATTPTIIFSAQKKVFGDNLCLISFPSNHLLGLYHLQKILIGFVFPMLIVCVCYVLLLRFLSLRSMNNNLLRRKSRVTRSVTVVVLSFFICWMPNQAVTFWGVLVKLDVVNFDRAYYFVQTYIFPVASCLAHANSCLNPVLYCLTRREFRKMLKDLFWRISSPSMSNSCQIRPFSGSGKGEREDSQAVIPLNVVDREQYRLSLFNAQCDTSPTVNGSL from the coding sequence ATGGAGGACTTTATGAACGCGAACTTCTCCAACTTTTCCAGGCAGGAGAACTCCGGGTCTTCGGGCGGCTCTCAGGCGCTGCGCTTCTTGATCTCGCTCATTTACGCGTTTGTGTGCGCCTTGGGTCTGGTGGGCAACGTGCTGGTGTTTTTCCTGATGAGGTCGCGTCAGGGAAGGAGGCCGTCCACGATCAACCTGTTCATCATGAACCTAGCGGCTACCGACTTCCAGTTCGTGCTGGTCATGCCATTCTGGGCCGTGGAAATTGCGCGTGATTTCAGCTGGCCGTTCGGACACATCATGTGCAAAGTGGTGCAATCAGTCACGGTGATGAACATGTACGCGAGCGTGTTCTTCCTCACGGCCATGAGCATCACGCGCTACTCGGCCGTCGCGTCGGCACTGAAGGACCGCAGTCGGCACTGTGCGTGCCCAGGCCGCTGGGCCAGCGCGCTGCTTTGGCTCCTCGCCACGATCGCCACAACACCGACCATCATCTTCTCCGCGCAAAAGAAAGTGTTCGGTGATAACCTGTGCTTGATAAGTTTCCCCAGCAACCACTTGCTCGGTTTGTACCACCTCCAGAAAATTTTAATCGGCTTCGTTTTCCCCATGCTGATCGTGTGCGTCTGCTACGTGCTGCTCCTGCGCTTCCTGAGTCTCCGCAGCATGAACAACAACCTTCTCAGGCGCAAATCAAGGGTCACTCGGTCAGTGACAGTCGTCGTGCTGTCGTTTTTCATCTGCTGGATGCCAAACCAAGCCGTGACGTTCTGGGGCGTCCTGGTAAAGCTGGACGTCGTGAACTTTGACCGTGCGTACTACTTTGTCCAGACGTACATTTTCCCAGTGGCGTCTTGCCTGGCGCACGCCAACAGTTGCTTAAATCCGGTCTTGTACTGCCTCACGAGAAGGGAGTTTAGGAAAATGCTCAAAGACTTGTTTTGGAGGATTTCCTCTCCGTCGATGTCGAACAGCTGCCAGATTCGCCCGTTCTCCGGTAGTGGTAAAGGAGAGCGCGAGGACAGCCAGGCAGTGATTCCACTCAATGTAGTAGATCGCGAGCAGTACAGACTGTCTCTGTTTAATGCTCAGTGCGACACCAGCCCTACAGTTAATGGCTCGCTGTGA